Proteins co-encoded in one Papaver somniferum cultivar HN1 chromosome 5, ASM357369v1, whole genome shotgun sequence genomic window:
- the LOC113281110 gene encoding uncharacterized protein LOC113281110 isoform X2: MSERKAEPCSPEIGNTEVISRENSSDVEALLGWTSFEEVENIIGPCISQAIGKAVYGGYKSAQEVYDDYKIFTHALIRLVEGQDKLPFECYADDEALQEKNKMLHWFSDMLSDASLGKIDRDWISGQLAEDKISEDFCLDDLQFNTYWAKKLKMVDDDVKSDLMRQKQEKLCGFIYHKENEFQADDLSERKKEFEELKRQISCTHDKLESLVERAATYYETLEEVKDPKSASMLGMAFQTLLRVDENLSSMWSEETVRGMDVVLKEKKKSVKARDICAANWNKTVASSGLVG, encoded by the exons ATGTCGGAACGAAAGGCGGAACCTTGTAGCCCTGAAATAGGCAACACCGAAGTAATAAGCCGTGAAAATAG CTCTGATGTGGAGGCTTTGCTTGGGTGGACAAGTTTCGAAGAGGTGGAAAATATTATTGGTCCCTGTATTTCTCAAGCGATTGGGAAGGCAGTATATGGTGGTTATAAAAGTGCACAAGAAGTATATGATGATTACAAAATCTTCACT CATGCTCTTATTCGATTGGTAGAGGGACAGGATAAGCTTCCGTTTGAATGCTATGCTGATGACGAAGCACTGCAGGAAAAGAATAAG ATGCTTCATTGGTTTTCGGACATGTTATCTGATGCATCACTTGGAAAGATCGACAGAGATTGGATCAGCGGTCAACTGGCGGAGGACAAAATTTCTGAGGATTTTTGTTTGGATGACTTGCAGTTCAATACTTACTGGGCTAAGAAGTTGAAAATGGTGGACGATGATGTTAAGAGCGACTTAATGAGACAAAAGCAAGAAAAGCTTTGTGGGTTTATTTACCACAAAGAGAATGAATTCCAGGCTGATGACTTAtctgaaagaaagaaagagttcGAG GAGCTCAAGAGGCAGATCTCTTGCACGCATGATAAACTGGAGTCGCTAGTCGAACGTGCcgctacttattatgagacattGGAGGAAGTAAAAGATCCGAAGTCAGCCTCAATGCTGGGAATGGCTTTCCAGACACTCCTACGTGTGGATGAG AATCTTTCAAGTATGTGGTCGGAGGAAACGGTACGCGGGATGGACGTAGTtctgaaagagaagaaaaaatctgTCAAGGCCCGAGATATTTGTGCTGCAAATTGGAACAAGACTGTGGCCTCTTCTGGGCTTGTTGGTTAA
- the LOC113281110 gene encoding uncharacterized protein LOC113281110 isoform X1: MSERKAEPCSPEIGNTEVISRENSSDVEALLGWTSFEEVENIIGPCISQAIGKAVYGGYKSAQEVYDDYKIFTHALIRLVEGQDKLPFECYADDEALQEKNKMLHWFSDMLSDASLGKIDRDWISGQLAEDKISEDFCLDDLQFNTYWAKKLKMVDDDVKSDLMRQKQEKLCGFIYHKENEFQADDLSERKKEFEELKRQISCTHDKLESLVERAATYYETLEEVKDPKSASMLGMAFQTLLRVDEKNLSSMWSEETVRGMDVVLKEKKKSVKARDICAANWNKTVASSGLVG; encoded by the exons ATGTCGGAACGAAAGGCGGAACCTTGTAGCCCTGAAATAGGCAACACCGAAGTAATAAGCCGTGAAAATAG CTCTGATGTGGAGGCTTTGCTTGGGTGGACAAGTTTCGAAGAGGTGGAAAATATTATTGGTCCCTGTATTTCTCAAGCGATTGGGAAGGCAGTATATGGTGGTTATAAAAGTGCACAAGAAGTATATGATGATTACAAAATCTTCACT CATGCTCTTATTCGATTGGTAGAGGGACAGGATAAGCTTCCGTTTGAATGCTATGCTGATGACGAAGCACTGCAGGAAAAGAATAAG ATGCTTCATTGGTTTTCGGACATGTTATCTGATGCATCACTTGGAAAGATCGACAGAGATTGGATCAGCGGTCAACTGGCGGAGGACAAAATTTCTGAGGATTTTTGTTTGGATGACTTGCAGTTCAATACTTACTGGGCTAAGAAGTTGAAAATGGTGGACGATGATGTTAAGAGCGACTTAATGAGACAAAAGCAAGAAAAGCTTTGTGGGTTTATTTACCACAAAGAGAATGAATTCCAGGCTGATGACTTAtctgaaagaaagaaagagttcGAG GAGCTCAAGAGGCAGATCTCTTGCACGCATGATAAACTGGAGTCGCTAGTCGAACGTGCcgctacttattatgagacattGGAGGAAGTAAAAGATCCGAAGTCAGCCTCAATGCTGGGAATGGCTTTCCAGACACTCCTACGTGTGGATGAG AAGAATCTTTCAAGTATGTGGTCGGAGGAAACGGTACGCGGGATGGACGTAGTtctgaaagagaagaaaaaatctgTCAAGGCCCGAGATATTTGTGCTGCAAATTGGAACAAGACTGTGGCCTCTTCTGGGCTTGTTGGTTAA